The following coding sequences lie in one Thermosulfuriphilus ammonigenes genomic window:
- a CDS encoding response regulator → MEKIKKLRILLLDDSPDDRLLAKRALTKAFEEVQFLEPIDEGQLAKIMDEGGFDLVITDYQLRWTNGIKVLKTVKERYPLVPVIMFTATGSEEIAVSAMKAGLDDYILKSSRQFVRLPAAVQSALVRAKEVRRRWKTEEELLKARREWEAIFQAIGQPAVVIDPNFNILVANRAAIEKAGGPEKIIGHHCYQVFYGSQAPRPGCPVHRLLSSGTAETVTAEMKVGDRFYIISCTPLFDEKGQISKIIHIATDITTQKRTEQALKEAEERYSDLLERATDLIISLSPEGRFIYVNRAGREALEYSQQELKGLSILEVIHPEARLLFKSVLRRLLKGEAVDQLSLPVISKSGRSLELLGNLNVKMGPKGPEYIRGIFRDITREKEMEEERKRLQAQLLQAQKMEAIGTLAGGIAHDFNNLLMAIQGYNELALMKTDPNSPVYRHLQQMREACHRAASLIKQLLLFTKKQSLEFRPLNLNRIIHELSQIFRRLIGENIKVDLQLEAELWPIRGDTASLEQVIMNLVVNARDAMPHGGVLTIKTENLLLTPGSPRLHPEARQGRCVRLVIEDTGIGMDREVLEHIFEPFFTTKEEGRGTGLGLSVVYGIVKQHGGWLNVNSKPGEGSSFEIYLPATRASARVEAEDEGALPDLRAQGEGVLLVEDEDMVREMAADFLRERGFTVFTASLVKEAWDIFQRHGKDIHLLFTDVVLPDGTGLDLAESLLAIKSDLKVLVTTGYTEQEVPKVKGDQRIRFLQKPYPLRTLLMALNELLQPASVQQSAEEGRG, encoded by the coding sequence ATGGAAAAGATTAAGAAACTGAGAATACTTCTCCTAGACGACAGCCCAGATGATCGCCTGCTGGCCAAAAGGGCCCTAACCAAGGCCTTTGAAGAGGTCCAATTCTTGGAGCCCATAGACGAAGGCCAGCTAGCCAAGATCATGGACGAAGGTGGTTTTGACCTTGTCATCACCGATTACCAACTTCGCTGGACCAACGGGATTAAGGTCCTTAAAACGGTGAAGGAACGTTATCCTCTCGTGCCGGTGATCATGTTTACGGCCACCGGGAGTGAGGAGATTGCCGTCTCGGCCATGAAGGCCGGCCTGGACGATTACATACTGAAATCGTCCCGACAGTTTGTTCGTCTGCCAGCCGCTGTCCAGTCGGCCTTGGTCCGGGCCAAAGAAGTCCGGCGCCGCTGGAAGACCGAAGAGGAGCTCCTTAAGGCCCGGAGGGAGTGGGAGGCCATCTTTCAGGCTATCGGCCAGCCGGCGGTGGTCATTGACCCCAACTTCAACATTCTGGTGGCCAATCGGGCCGCTATCGAAAAGGCCGGCGGCCCGGAGAAGATCATCGGACATCACTGCTACCAAGTCTTCTACGGTAGCCAGGCTCCCCGGCCCGGATGCCCGGTGCACAGGCTTCTTTCCTCAGGCACAGCCGAGACCGTCACCGCCGAGATGAAGGTCGGCGATCGCTTCTATATTATCTCCTGCACCCCCCTTTTTGATGAAAAAGGCCAGATCAGCAAAATAATCCACATTGCTACCGACATCACCACCCAGAAAAGAACAGAACAGGCCTTAAAGGAGGCCGAAGAACGCTACAGCGACTTACTGGAGCGAGCCACCGATCTCATCATCAGCCTAAGCCCTGAGGGGCGTTTTATCTATGTCAACCGGGCCGGCCGGGAGGCCCTTGAGTATTCCCAGCAAGAGCTTAAGGGGCTCTCCATCCTTGAGGTCATCCATCCGGAGGCCAGGCTTCTCTTTAAAAGCGTCTTAAGGCGCCTTCTTAAGGGAGAGGCCGTGGATCAACTCTCCCTGCCGGTGATCAGCAAATCTGGACGCTCGCTAGAGCTTCTTGGCAACCTCAATGTCAAGATGGGCCCCAAAGGTCCAGAATATATCCGGGGTATCTTCCGAGACATCACCCGAGAAAAGGAGATGGAGGAAGAACGCAAACGTCTTCAGGCCCAGCTCCTCCAGGCCCAAAAAATGGAAGCCATCGGGACCCTGGCCGGTGGTATTGCCCACGACTTCAATAACCTCCTTATGGCCATTCAGGGATACAATGAATTGGCCTTAATGAAAACAGACCCCAATTCACCCGTTTATCGTCATCTCCAGCAGATGAGAGAGGCCTGTCATCGGGCAGCCAGCCTCATCAAGCAACTTTTGCTTTTTACCAAAAAGCAGTCCCTGGAGTTCAGGCCCCTTAACCTGAATCGCATCATCCACGAACTCTCCCAGATATTTCGGCGTCTGATTGGAGAAAACATCAAGGTGGATCTTCAGCTGGAGGCCGAGCTGTGGCCCATTAGGGGGGATACGGCCTCCCTGGAGCAGGTCATTATGAACCTGGTGGTCAATGCCCGAGATGCCATGCCCCACGGAGGGGTTCTCACCATCAAGACAGAAAACCTCCTTCTTACCCCCGGCAGCCCTCGACTGCATCCCGAGGCCCGGCAGGGAAGATGTGTCCGGCTGGTAATCGAAGATACCGGTATCGGCATGGATCGAGAGGTCCTCGAACATATCTTTGAACCTTTTTTCACCACCAAGGAGGAAGGCCGGGGGACTGGTCTGGGGCTTTCGGTAGTCTATGGAATTGTCAAACAACATGGGGGCTGGCTCAATGTCAACAGCAAACCGGGCGAGGGTTCAAGTTTTGAGATTTATCTTCCGGCAACCAGGGCTTCAGCCAGAGTTGAGGCCGAAGACGAGGGGGCTCTTCCGGATTTAAGGGCTCAAGGGGAGGGAGTCCTTCTGGTGGAAGACGAAGATATGGTTCGGGAGATGGCTGCCGACTTCTTGAGAGAACGGGGGTTCACGGTCTTTACGGCCTCTTTGGTTAAGGAGGCCTGGGATATCTTTCAGCGTCATGGAAAAGATATCCACTTACTTTTTACCGATGTGGTTCTGCCAGATGGAACAGGTCTTGATCTGGCCGAGTCTCTCCTGGCCATCAAATCCGATCTTAAAGTGCTGGTAACCACTGGCTATACCGAACAGGAAGTCCCCAAGGTCAAGGGAGATCAGAGAATCCGTTTTCTCCAAAAGCCCTATCCCTTGAGGACCTTGCTAATGGCCCTTAACGAGCTCCTGCAACCGGCCTCTGTTCAGCAATCTGCGGAAGAGGGCAGGGGATAA